TCctgcttttattttcaaagtAAGAAAATTAACTGATTTTAATCTATTGATTGTTGGTGTTGGATTAAGTCTGAACTCATTTAGATATTAATTTTGAGAAGGTCTACAGTATTACGTtgcaatatatttaaatattttaattaacatACATTTCACGAAACTTCTTAACTTTTATTGCAGCGGGGGTGTTTAGGGGCGGGGCCAGGAAACAAGTCAATCAGAGTCGAGCTGCTGCCTTCTTCATTATAGTCACCCTCCCTATCCCGCTGAAGGGTACCGAGTCCGAGCCGAGCGTCGACGATCAACGCCGAACTCTTCATAACATGTCACCCAGGTACTAATCTAAATTCTCCAAGACAAAATGAGCGACAGAGGTCTATCGGACGAGCTGGCGGCGGCAGCGTGCAAAGATGGAGACCCCATTACCAAGGTAGGGTCGCTTGTTGTCACTGTTTTGTCGCGAGATTCAAGTTTTGTTTGCCCTGTCAAAACCTCGGTTCGGGCCAGCCTAGCAGACACCATTTCCCTGTGAGTGCACGGGTTGCGTCCATTATCGGACATGATCCAAGTTGTCGCGTCGTGACTCtgcatatattttaaatatatatttctgttttctcttttttaataaaagtgttAGGTTTGTGGTGATCGTGTGTGATTTTAGTTCAGTAAGTGGGTACGATCAACATTTTGGCGGAAGGCAGGCAAGTTGGAGTTAGCACTACGAAGCTAACTTGAGTGACAAGCACCCTAGCCTGAAGAACGACGAGAATTCAAcaaattccacattttccatccaattcaaaccattacaacttcaaaatattcacaaaactCTGAGCATCCGGGGTATCAGTTTTCCACATTCACCAAAATTCCAGTTTACGCGAAAGTAATTCCCATTTTAATGAATGGAGGCAGCTTTTATTGTGTAACtcatccttccattttccaCAACAGATTCAAAACATTCCAATTTAAAACCGATCCACTCTTTAGGTACCATAGTGGTTACCAAAATGTCATGAATGAGATTTATGGTGGCAAGCTAGGGATAAACAGTTCTCTTATCCTTAGTTGGAAAAGTTTGAATGTGTTGAAaagtaaaagtttttaaattgcGTTTTTCTTTCCAAATTTCTCATCCAGTTCAATCCATTCTAAGTTCAATGTGTTCAAGTTACCATTCAGGAATAGGCTCATGCTGACAtaaactgtatttttaaaaggtGTTGTATGTTTAACTTGCATTTTCATGCCTTTTACTTGTGACGTGTAATGACAAAGTTGAATCGAATCTTAGCTCATATTCACATTTCCCAATTTTTTCTACGTTCctacagaaattgcactttacAATTTTCCTTATACTACACACATACGAAACAACTAATACTTGTTTTGTGGAAATGCACGTTCATGGAATTTGTTGAAAttcttttggctttttttctccCGCGCCTCGCGCTCTGACAAGTAAAAATGACTCCGTGAATGTTTGCCCTGTCTGCTGCCATTCATTCAAACTGACAGGAAAGTGTTCAGCATTTTAGTGTGAGCTCAGGATGCTGCAACTTTTAGCGTTGAAAAGCCCTAATAAGTCTCTCACATTTTATGCCCTagctaaaaacataaataaagaaaatgtaaatgcagcTGGTATACCTTGAGGTtttaccattttgaatttaaatttttgagaaaatgtacaCGCTGCCATGAATCACCGATCATGCCTCTTTTCCACTCTTAAtacagcaccttttttttttttcattaacaaacaTTTCTGACCTTACCTCCTTTTCCCAGTGTGAAGTCTTTCCAAAGCTTTTTATGTGTCACCAATATGAAAGAGCCTTACCCAATTTTAAGGCTGGTTAACTTgtcatgacacacacacaggtgggaATAGTTGTGGACGCTCACACACAGATGCCATTTGGCTGGATTAAATTTTTGACAGGCTTGTGTCAAAATATGAGATTTCGTTCAACCTTCAGTTTCGTACACCTTTGAAAAGATTCAATTGACTCTCTAGTTATACTATagtatgtatgtaaaaaaaaaaaaaagcacttcctGTATGTTGTGCAGGATTTCATGATGCAGCAGACGATGCTGCGAGTGAAGGATCCGATTAAATCCTTGGATTTCTACACCAGGATCCTTGGCATGACGTGAGTATTAACACACGATTATTCGAATGGAGCTATTTGCGTTGTGTGTGAGGTTGTATTGATTgtgtgtgtcccccccccccatctcccTTCCCAGCCTGCTGCAGAGGTTTGACTTCCCCTCCATGCGCTTCTCCCTCTTCTTCCTGGGCTACGAAGACAAAAACGAGATCCCCGCCGACGTAAAGGAGAGGACGTCCTGGACTTTCTCCCGCAGGGCCACCATCGAGTTGACGCAGTAAGGGTCTCGCCGGCTTCTTAAAATGGTCGCTTTTATTCAGAGAGCAGCACCTTTCGTGTTTTACTTGTGACGCTATCAGTTGAACACTCCTTGTGGTTTAAAACAGGCTCAGCAGACTTCTGGCAGCTCTGGTGCGGTAGCTTAGGTTTCCCACGTGTTGACTTCATGCAGCACTTTCTCTTCTAGTAACTGGGGTTCGGAGTCTGACGAAAGCCAGTCATACCACAACGGAAACTCTGATCCACGCGGCTTTGGTAAGCGTGGACAttgtttagttagttagttaacaCGTTTTATAACAACACCGATTTGTGTTTACCTTACTCTTTCTTGACAGGCCACATCGGCATCGCCGTGCCGGACGTCAACAAGGCTTGCAAGCTGTTCGAAGAGCAAGGCGTCACCTTTGTTAAGAAACCCGACGACGGTGAGATGTTTGACATTGACTTGAAAATTGTGTTTCCCAATCTTTATTGTTAGCATTTGAAAAATCTCAGGGCAAACCACCAagtaaaatgaaataatgatgactttctttttgttttgttttttttgtttttcatttcccAGGTAAAATGAAAGGTCTGGCTTTCATCCAGGACCCCGATGGCTACTGGATCGAGATCCTGAGTCCCAACAATATGATTTCCATCACTTCTTAAAAACGGGATGAGAGCAAAGCATGGTGCTTTTAAGGGAAGATCTTGGTTGTGGAGCACAGTGTGGGAAAATAGTTGAAACATCAAGTTGGAGACATGCAAGCTCCTCCATAATGGGACATTTAGATTGAATACATTAACCATTTTTGTTCCGAAATGACTTTAATTTGAGTGAAAGTGTGATATGCTGCTGCTGGTAATAAATGTGAGCTGGCGTTCAAATGCAAGTGAGAACATTTTCCTCTGGTGCTTTTCGAaataaagtgacaaactgcgctacttttgttttctattggaatgaaaatgtcttattttgaaaatcaatggGCGGATCGAGTGGGTTCCTTTCTGCTCGTCGGGTCTAAGGTCATTGCCGGCTCGCGCGTCGAGaccgacttaaaaaaaatgtctgacgTTGTGTGTGACGCTCCCGCGCGTGTTGTCAAGGCTTGGGTCGCCCTCAGAAGACTCGACAAAAACGGTTTGTTGTTTCACTTTTAAGGTGTCATGCATATTCAATTCAACCATCGAGACTTTTAGCGCGCGTGGTCGTCGTCATGGCAACCGTTTGGCCGTCTCCGTGGCTCAATGGTTGGGTTTATTTTCCATAAACAGTAAATAATGGACGCTAATTGGatgcaaattgtttttttaaattttgttttcaagtaaaAGGTTAACGAACGAAGCGTTTCTCAACAGCTGCAGTTGACCGTCAAGTGTTCTTATCGAGCCGGAAGAGAGCCACAGGTCCAGTACAGGGGTCCTCGTTTACGATTTGATTTGTTCAAGACTTGCAATCatacacacgcaaaaaaaaaacaacagtaaaaCATTCTGTCAAATCAAGCAAGCTTATTGGGCATAGAATCGAATGGAAGTgaaaaggtttttgttttgttttttatgagcCACAAACAAGACATTTATGAGCATCAACTAGGACTCAGGAACATCCGGGCATTATCCTTTAACATTATGACTTTACTTCTTACTTAAATGTCATATATTGCTAATATACATTACCCTGTGAGTTTTACTCAACTTATAGTACATTGCTTgttttgaggggaaaaacaaacaaacagtgcaAGGCAGGTTTGCTCGTATCTGCTGCATGTAACGGTCATTGCCgttttggaggggaaaaaatggggtTACAGCATCGGGAGAGATTGAGATAACTATAGGTTTTTGCTGGGATTACTACGATTTTATCCTTCAACCACTTTGCCTTTTTCCTTGGAACTTTTCTATTTGGCACGTATGCGCATGCAGTATGTGTTATGTTTAAAAGCAATTATGGGTAACGGATGATGTATGTTACAGATGACAGAGTTGTGGCTCTCCGCGAGGTGTCAATTCCTCAGGCAGCCGACATGTCCTCCATCGTGCAGGTCCTCCCTATTGGTTATGCTGCTGTCACGGCAACACACACATTACAGTCAGCCAATATGGCTAAATATGATACGTCCTGTTATCATCCTTTTTCAGATCATTGCCACCTCCTTTAGCCTGAACTCTTCAGATGTCGTATTCAAGGTAAGCTGCACACTCTCAATTCATATTTAGTTTGATTATGACTCAATGAATGACTTGCATGCATGTGCAGATAAGAAACCAGCGTGGATGTCTGATCCCTCTGAACAGTTCCATCCCAGAAAACAGCAAGCACATGTATGTATTTGTTTCATATCGCTGTACTCAGATTCACATTTGAAGGAgaacctttaactcattcattgccattgacggctatagacgtcaacaattcattttatctgtttgtattagtttaacattttttccccacttttgttaacaagagtatgaaaacctagatttcttttattgtatatttagaacagatataaaatttgtgattaattgtgagttaactagtgaagtcattcaattaattacaattaaaaatgttatgttaaaaatgccgctcctaatttttaataatcttttttttttttttatgaatttatggcagtgaatgagttaatgacgtAGTTTGCATAGGTTTTATACATCATCTTTATTTTGTGAgactaaatgtgtttgcatCATAACTGTAGGCTATATCTTTTTTTAGGATAATGGTAACTAATATGTTAGAGCTAATTATTGTTACGTGGATGAGGATGCTTATTAGTACAGTACATTGAATCATGAATATAGTTTTCGTTTGTACGTTTTATATATTCCTTTTAGCAGTAAATGAAAATGCATTATCAACACGGATGTTTCTTTTCACAGGCCCTACTTGCTTGAGGTAGCCAAGATCTTTCAGCATGGTACTGtcacaaaatacacaaatcaTAATGAAAATCTATCAATAAAAATTcgattttgcttttaaattgtgGTTCACTTGTGGTTGGAGATGAATATTCATGGTCAAGATGACTTGTTATCAACTCATTTTATGTTTTGGATAGTTTCTTATGgacaataaaaccataaaaaacGATCAAATGCAGTAAAGGTCTTATTATAATACTGGCATATGTGCTAATATTTGGCCACTGGCAATAAGACCTCAGTTTTATTATTCTGCTACATTtgacatcttttttattttttactttttaacaatattcatgtatttacgtttttgtatttgttgttattatttctaGTGCGTCCCAATCCTAAAAGTATACCTATGACTGTGATCAACAAGGGCATGAAGACCAGACTGCACTCTGTTGACATGAGGGTACGTGACTAGatttcaaacaaacaatcaGTTTATGATGAGAAATACcatcaaaaataatcatgacGCTAAACATTTTTTGGAATGTTTTAACGCAGATTCAGAGACTTGAGGAGcttctgcctcaaataaaactGAGACGCGATGAAAAACTGAGccaggtaaataaaaacaagcaacGCAAATGATACATATATTTAAGCTCTGAAAATCAAAAGGACATCATTTGTAGATGATTgtcttctttaactcatttactgccattgacggctatagacgtaaaaaataaatcttaactatttctattagtctaacattttttcccactttagttaacaagagtatgaaagcctagattttttttattgtattagaacagatataaaatttgtgattaattgtgagttaactagtgaagtcatgcgattaattacgattaaaaattgtaatcgcctgacgcctctcatttttaacaatcttttcttaaaaaaaagactataaaaatgttttttaaagaaaagattattaaaaattaggggcatcaggcgattcaaatttgtaatcgtaattaatcgcatgacttcactagttaactcacgattaatcacaaattttatatctgttctaaatgtacaaaaaaaaaatctctaggttttcatactcttgttaacaaaaatggtaaaaaatgttgaactaatagaaatagttccaatgaatttttgacctatatagctgtcaatggcagtgaatgagttaatcatatatttgtattttcctATTTCACTGCTCTCAGGAGATTGAATGCCTGAACCAGAAGCTGATGTTTCTCCACAAGAGAATGCAGGTGAGTGaagattgttttcacatgaGGTGCTTGATTGAATTAGGTAGCTAAAAATGTTAGCCTGCTCTGTTGCAGGTGGCAGACTCGCTCACGTGGAAGGGAATGCTAGCCCGGCCGCCTCTGTGGTGAACCGTCAGCCGACACCCGTCAATCAAGTCGTCAGCACAGCCCAGTTAAGGCCTTTGGGCTGGGAAAcattgagagcca
This portion of the Vanacampus margaritifer isolate UIUO_Vmar chromosome 4, RoL_Vmar_1.0, whole genome shotgun sequence genome encodes:
- the glo1 gene encoding lactoylglutathione lyase, which gives rise to MSDRGLSDELAAAACKDGDPITKDFMMQQTMLRVKDPIKSLDFYTRILGMTLLQRFDFPSMRFSLFFLGYEDKNEIPADVKERTSWTFSRRATIELTHNWGSESDESQSYHNGNSDPRGFGHIGIAVPDVNKACKLFEEQGVTFVKKPDDGKMKGLAFIQDPDGYWIEILSPNNMISITS
- the LOC144050582 gene encoding uncharacterized protein LOC144050582; translation: MKMSYFENQWADRVGSFLLVGSKVIAGSRVETDLKKMSDVVCDAPARVVKAWVALRRLDKNDDRVVALREVSIPQAADMSSIVQIIATSFSLNSSDVVFKIRNQRGCLIPLNSSIPENSKHMPYLLEVAKIFQHVRPNPKSIPMTVINKGMKTRLHSVDMRIQRLEELLPQIKLRRDEKLSQEIECLNQKLMFLHKRMQVADSLTWKGMLARPPLW